A single region of the Raphanus sativus cultivar WK10039 chromosome 1, ASM80110v3, whole genome shotgun sequence genome encodes:
- the LOC108854605 gene encoding uncharacterized protein LOC108854605 — translation MFSLHDGTICPKKRDQMKVYGESFHGSFKRIKQEDQTQAKLEKSTTLSKSENAKLLKPEVQLYLDTKVHSETSEDHRTCLDLELNLCSSSSSVVKRIMKKEESSKGKTLIMSPSKKRKSGDKGGVSRSPSWLAFECENDTEEQKKQEMVTTVCMKCNMLVMLCRSSLVCPNCKFTHPDDDHRPLSLF, via the exons ATGTTTTCTCTACATGATGGGACCATCTGTCCTAAAAAGAGGGATCAGATGAAAGTCTATGGAGAATCGTTTCATGGTTCCTTCAAACGGATCAAACAAGAAGATCAAACGCAAGCAAAACTTGAAAAGAGCACTACTCTGTCGAAGTCGGAGAACGCCAAGTTGTTAAAACCTGAAGTTCAGCTTTACCTAGACACTAAG GTCCATTCTGAGACATCTGAAGATCATAGGACATGCCTGGACCTCGAGTTAAACCTTTGTTCCTCGTCAAGTTCCGTAGtaaaaagaatcatgaagaaagaGGAATCTTCGAAAGGCAAAACTTTGATCATGAGCCCAAGTAAAAAGAGGAAATCTGGTGATAAAGGCGGGGTAAGTCGATCCCCGTCTTGGCTAGCGTTTGAATGTGAGAATGATACTGAAGAGCAGAAAAAGCAAGAGATGGTAACAACGGTGTGCATGAAGTGTAACATGCTGGTTATGCTCTGCAGATCAAGTCTTGTGTGCCCCAACTGCAAGTTCACGCACCCTGATGATGATCACAGGCCTTTGAGTCTGTTTTAA